A portion of the Sus scrofa isolate TJ Tabasco breed Duroc chromosome 5, Sscrofa11.1, whole genome shotgun sequence genome contains these proteins:
- the KERA gene encoding LOW QUALITY PROTEIN: keratocan (The sequence of the model RefSeq protein was modified relative to this genomic sequence to represent the inferred CDS: inserted 2 bases in 2 codons), translating to MATPICFIIWVLFITDSVWTRSVRQVYEANDPEDWTMHDFDCPRECFCPPSFPTALYCENRGLKEIPAIPSRIWYLYLENNLIETIPEKPFENAXQLRWINLNKNKITNYGIEKGALSQLKKLLFLFLEDNELEEVPSPLPRSLEQLQLARNKVSRIPQGTFSNLENLTLLDLQHNKLLDNAFQRDTFKGLKNLMQLNMAKNALRNMPPRLPANTMQLFLDNNSIEGIPENYFNVIPKVAFLRLNHNKLSDAGLPSSGFNVSSILDLQLSHNRLTKXPRISAHLQHLHLDHNKIKNVNVSVICPTSPTTLPAEQDSFSYGPHLRYLRLDGNEIKPPIPVDLMDCFRLLQAVII from the exons ATGGCGACCCCAATCTGTTTCATCATCTGGGTGTTATTCATAACAGATAGTGTCTGGACTCGAAGTGTGAGGCAGGTTTATGAGGCAAATGATCCAGAGGACTGGACTATGCATGACTTTGATTGTCCCAGGGAGTGTTTCTGTCCCCCAAGTTTCCCAACTGCTTTATACTGTGAAAACCGAGGCCTCAAAGAAATCCCTGCTATACCATCAAGAATCTGGTATCTTTATCTTGAAAACAATCTGATAGAAACCATTCCTGAGAAGCCATTCGAGAATG ACCAGCTGAGATGGATAAAtctaaataagaacaaaataaccaACTATGGGATTGAAAAAGGAGCCCTGAGTCAACTGAAGAAGCTGCTTTTCTTATTTCTGGAAGATAATGAGCTAGAGGAGGTACCTTCTCCATTGCCAAGAAGTTTAGAACAATTACAATTAGCTAGAAACAAGGTGTCCAGGATTCCTCAAGGGACCTTCAGCAATCTGGAGAACCTGACCCTTCTTGACCTGCAGCACAATAAATTATTGGACAATGCCTTTCAAAGAGACACTTTTAAGGGACTCAAGAACCTCATGCAACTAAATATGGCTAAGAACGCCCTGAGGAATATGCCCCCAAGATTACCAGCCAATACAATGCAGCTCTTTTTGGACAACAATTCCATTGAAGGGAtaccagaaaattattttaatgtgatCCCTAAAGTGGCCTTCCTGAGACTAAACCACAACAAATTATCAGATGCTGGCCTCCCTTCTAGTGGTTTTAACGTATCATCAATTCTAGATCTTCAACTGTCTCACAATCGACTTACAA TCCCCAGAATCAGTGCTCACCTGCAGCACCTTCACCTGGAtcataacaaaattaaaa ATGTGAATGTCTCTGTGATATGCCCTACATCTCCTACCACCCTGCCTGCAGAACAAGATTCCTTCAGCTATGGACCTCATCTTCGCTACCTCCGTCTAGATGGAAATGAGATCAAACCACCAATCCCAGTGGATTTAATGGACTGCTTCAGGCTCCTTCAGGCTGTCATTATTTAA